The Deltaproteobacteria bacterium HGW-Deltaproteobacteria-18 nucleotide sequence TTTATTGGTATCTGGCCCCCTGGCTTGGGCTGCCTGGATTATTTTTGTTCTTGGATCAATATACAAAATCTGGTCGACACTGAATACAGCGAAAAAGAAAGATCAGGTTTTACTTAACTATATCTCATTCAAATACGGATTGAGATCCATCATCAACTGGTCAATTCCTTTCAATACGGTCAATATGAGGTTGAACCCCATTTTTACCGGAGTGGCATTTTTCTTCCACATTGCTTTTTTTGTGTTGCTCATATTTGTTTCCGCGCATCAAATCATGATCGAGGAAGGATTCGGTATCGGCTGGTTCACCATTCCTGATTTTGTGGCCGACATTCTGGCCTTTGCGGTCATTGGCGCGTGCATCTTCTTTGCCGTGCGTCGGGTCATTCGTCCCGAAGTGAGCTATGTCACCGATTGGACGGACTTTGCCCTGCTCGCCCTTGTGGCGGCGCCCTTTGTGACGGGATTTTTGGCCTACCATCAGCTTGGTAATTACATGCTCATGGTCGTGCTGCACATGGTTTCGGCAGAGCTTCTGCTTGTGGCCATTCCCTTCACGCGTCTCAGTCATATGCTGCTGGCTCCTTTGACCAGAGCGTATATCGGGTCTGAATTCGGCATGGTGCGCCACGTCAAGGATTGGTAAAAAGAGGAGAACGCTATGAAAGAACGCGTCTGGATAAAAGACGAAGGTGTTGAACGGGGGGCTGAGAAGCTGACCCCGGAGAAGATCGAGAAGACGATCAACGCGGTGCTTGGGAACGAAGCCGGTGCGCGAATGAAAGCATATGTCGAGACATGCGCGCACTGCGGGCTCTGTTCCGAGGCCTGCCATTTCTTTCTTTCCCGCGACCGCGACCCGCGCTTTTCCCCCGTGGGCAAGGTCAAACAGACCATCTGGGAAATGCTTGACAAGAAGGGCAAGGTTTCCGTTGAATTCATGAAGCAGGCCACTCAGATAGCGCAGACTGAATGCAATTTGTGCAGAAGATGCGTGCAGTATTGTCCTTTTGGAATAGATATTGGCTATATGATGACTATGGTGCGTCGTATTGTGCACAAGCTGGAACTTACTCCTTTATATATCCAAGATACTGCACATTCTCACTCCGCGACCATGAATCAGATGTGGGTCAAGGATGACGAGTGGATCGACGCCCTGATCTGGCAGGAAGACGAATTGCGGGAGGAATTGCCGAGCGCCCGCATCCCGCTGGAAAAGGAAGGCGCCGAGATCATGTACTCCGTCATCGGACCGGAACCCAAGTTCCGCACCCAGCTTATCTACCAGGCTGCGGCTATTCTGAACGAATCGGGGTGCGATTGGACCATGCCAGCCACTCCTGGCTGGGACAACTCGGATATGGCCATGTTTACCGGAGACTCGGAAATGATGGCTCGTCTGAAAAGGACGCATTTCGAGACTGCGGCGCGACTCAGGGTCAAAAAGATCGTCATGGGAGAATGCGGTCATGCATTCCGGTCGGTTTACGATACAGGCAACCGTGTTCTGGGATGGCAGATGCCGCCCATCCCGGTTGTCCATGCCCTTGAGTTTTATTGGGATTTGCTTAATGCAGGCAAAATCAAGGTTGCCAGGCAGATAGAAGAGCCGGTGACGTTTCATGATCCGTGCAACGTGGTGCGTGGGCGAGGTCTTCATGAAAAAGCCAGGGAAGTTGTACGCGCTTTCTGTCCAAACCTGGTAGAGATGCACCCCAACAGAGAACACAATATCTGCTGCGCGGCTGGCGGAGGAGTTATCAATTGTGGTCCGCCTTTCAAGAACTCTCGCGTCGAAAGCAACAGTATCAAGGCTGAGCAGCTCAAAGCCACTGGGGTCCGACTTTGCATAGCTCCATGCCACAACTGTCACGGCGGACTTGAAGACATTATCCATAAATACAAGCTCGGCATGGAGCTCAAGTTCCTAGGGGAAATTATCTATGATTGCATGGAAAAACCAAATGCTGTCTAGGGGTGAGCAATGAGACATATACTATACAGATACTTCATTTTCTGCTCTGTCGTGCTCTGCGTCACGTTTTGCAGTATTTCGGCTTTTTCTCAGGACGACACCTACTTGAAGGTCGACGCCTTTGGAAAAATGGAACGTCCGGTCAGCGCATTTGATCATGATGACCACAATGACAAGGCTGCTCTGGAAGATTGTTCAGTGTGCCATCATGTTTACGAAGATGGAAAACTCGTCGAGGGCGAGAGTTCCGAGGACCAGGGTTGCGCCGACTGCCATACGCTCAAGGCGCAAGGCAGCCAGCCAGGACTCATGATGGCCTACCACAAACAGTGTAAGAGCTGTCATATCGAATCCAAAAAGGGTCCAGTCGCTTGTGGCGAATGTCATGTAAAAAAATAACAGGTTCTATATTTAATTGCCTGTACCGGCCTTCGCTTGAAGGCCGGTTTTTTTTGAGAAAATTTCATTTTTTTTGGCTTATCCGCCTTGCGCTGTTGGGCTCACAACATTTTGCAGCAAATCAAATATTCTTTAATATTTATATAAAAAACAGATTGTTGCGTAGTGCTATCTCTTTGCTCCGGGCCGTGAAATTTTGGGTTTTCGTAATTCCAAGTGATTGTGAAAAAAGGGATTAGCTATTGACGACATTGCCGTAATTCTATACCTCCTAGGTCGGAATAAATCATACCGGAATAGTCTGCTTAATCTCAATTTTTTTGGGGGAGTTTAGGAACGGGCGCACACGGTCTGATTTTTTTCCGTTTCAAGGAAGGTGCTGGGGGGACGGCCTCCGGGCTTTGGAGGTTTCCGGAATTTTCCGGAGCGGATTTCAACAAAGGAATTTTCACATGGAGAAGGGAAGACCAATGCTGCGATGGGTTGGAATCCTGTGCGTAAGCATGGCTGTGGCTGGATTCGGTCTGAACGCTCTTGGGGGAAAACAGGAATCGGTCGAAACGAAATTAATGGGCGCGGATCTGATTTCCATCGACACGCTCAAGAAGTTCGGCGATATCGATTATCCTGTGGTCCGGTTTGAGCACGACAAGCACACCAAGGCTGTGGAGGGTAAGTGCGAATCCTGCCATACAGTGACCGGCAACACGGTCACGGCCAAGTTCAAGCGTCAGGAAGATACGAATGCCGCGGAAATCAAGGCCATTTATCACGACAACTGCATCAAGTGTCATGAGGACACGACCAAGGCCGGCAAGAAAAGCGGTCCAGGCAGCGAACAGTGCCGGACCTGCCACGCAGGGCCTGCGGAGTCGCCACGGACTTTGATCTCGTTTGATAAATCCCTTCATTACCGCCACTCGTCCTCAAAGATGGTTCTTCCTGCCCCGGGGCAGAAGGAGAACTGCTCCAAATGCCATTCCCAGGACAAGCCCGAAGAGCGTAATCTCGCTTTTGCCGAGAACAAGGATCAGGCCCATGAAAAATGCCTGTCCTGCCATATGGAAATCGGCAAGGCTCAGCAGCCTACCGGGCCTGTGGAGTGCGCCGGCTGTCATGACGCCGGTGTTCGTGCCGGATTCAAGAAGGTCGCGGATGTGCCAAGGCTTGAAGCCGGCCAATCCGACTACGCGCTGCTCATGGCCGCCACGGCCAAGGCCGGAACCGAGCCCAAACTGGTCAGTACCGTGCCCTTCAATCACAAGTTGCACGAAGAAAAGAACGAGAACTGCTCGGTCTGTCACCACAACGCTTCCTCCAAGGGTGTGATCCCCTGTTCGCAGTGCCATACTTCGCTGGGCAAGGAAGAGGGCGGATTCATAACTACCGATCAGGCCATGCATCGCGTGACCGCGCAGGCCAGTTGCGTGGGTTGTCATACCCAGGCCCAGGCCAAGCCGGAGTGCTCCGGATGCCATACTTTCATGGGTAGAACCGGTCAGGGCACCGAGGCCAGCTGCGCCAAGTGTCATGTCGAGATCAATGCCGGAGCGGAACTGCTCGAGAGCAAGACTGCCCGGAACAACACCGCTGCGATGCTCATGAACTCCCGCGTCAAGACCGATCCTGAAATCAAGGTGAACGAGATTCCCGAGATCGTGGAGATCGGCGTGCTCGCCAATGAATACCAGCCCGGCAAGTTTCCGCATCGCAAGATCGTGCAGAAGATCATGGACGGCATGAAGGATAGCTCCATGGCGGCTTATTTCCATTCCAGCCCCAACGCGGTCTGTTCCGGTTGTCACCACAACAGCCCTGCGTCCGCAAATCCTCCCAAGTGTGCCAGCTGTCACGGCAAGGTCGCGGATTGGAAGGATGGCGCCAAGCCTGACCTGAAGACCGCTTACCATCAGCAATGCATCGGTTGTCATAGCGAAATGGGCATCCAGAAGCCGGCGGCCACTGCCTGCGCGGAATGTCATGCCGTAAAGCAATAACCTGCCCGGAAGGTCGCAATAACGAGGAGCTACTATGAAACGCAGAAAATTCATTGGCATGCTGGCTGGCGCAGGAGCCTGTTTGGCGGCGTCTTCGGCCACAGCCGGTGGAACACATCATTTTAAGGGATATCCCGAAAGCTTCGGGGTGCTGTTCGACAGCACCAAGTGCATCGGCTGCAGAAAATGCGAAGCCGCATGCAACAAGGTCAACGAACTGCCCGCACAGCCGGTCCCCTTCGACGATTTGACTGTAATGGACAAGAAACGGCGTACGCACCACGACACCTTCACCGTGGTCAACAAGTACGAAATCGGCAACAAGCCGGTATATCGCAAGCAGCAGTGCAATCATTGTCTTGAGCCTGCCTGCGCCTCGGCCTGTTTTGTCGGCGCCTTCGTCAAGGACAAGACCGGCGCGGTGCGTCACGACGAATCCAAGTGTGTGGGTTGTCGTTACTGCATGATCGCCTGTCCCTTCGAGGTTCCGACCTACGAATACCACGATCCGATCACCCCCCGTGTGCGCAAGTGCACCATGTGCCAGCCCCGGATTGAAGAGGGAAAGCTTCCGGGTTGCGTCGAAGACTGCCCCAAGGGAGCCCTGGTCTTCGGGCGTCGCGAGGATCTGCTGAACATCGCCCGGGAACGTATCCGCAAGCATCCGAACATTTACATTGATCACATCTACGGTGAACGTGAAATGGGCGGAACAAGCTGGATGTATATCTCCGCCGTGCCGTTCGAGAAAATCGGCATGCGTGAGGATCTGGGCATCACTCCTGCCCCGGAATTCACTTCCGGCGCATTGTCCGTCGTTCCGGCCATCGTGGGCCTGTGGCCCATGTTTTTGACCGGAGCTTACGCCCTGACCAAACGCCGGGAGAAGATTGCCGAGGAAGAGCAGCACCATGCCGTGGCCGAGGCCGTGGCTGACGCGCAGGCCGAAGCGGCGAAGAAGACGAAAGCGGCCATGGACAAGGCGGAACGCGATAAGCAGGCTGCCATTGATCGAGAAGTGAAAAAAGCGCTCAAGGAAGCGGAAGAAGCCCGGCTAAAGGCCGAAACTCCCGCTGATCCGAGTGAGCAATAAGGAGGAGTGTTGATGTCTCACCACACCACACCAAGCAAGACATTCTGGACTCCGGCGAATATTCTGACTGCCGTCATCCTGGTCATCGGGCTGGTTTTGACCGTGAAGCGATTCACCATGGGCATCGGGTCGGTGACCAACCTGAGCGACGACAATCCCTGGGGTATCTGGATCGGCTTCGACCTGCTCTGCGGCGTCGCCCTGGCCGCCGGCGGATACACGACCTCCGCAGCCGTGTACCTGTTCGGCATGAAAAAATATCATTCTGCGGTGCGTCCGGCAATTACCACCGCATTTCTGGGCTACGCATTCGTCGTCTTTGCCCTGCTCTACGACCTGGGCCGCTATTACCGGCTGCCCTATCCGCTGACTATCTATCCCGGCCCCACCTCCTTTCTTTTCGAAGTAGGTTTGTGTGTGGCCCTGTATCTGACCGTTCTCGCCATCGAATTCTCGCCCGCGCTGTGGGAAACCCTGCGCTGGAAGAAGCTTCGGTTCTGGGCGCATAGCCTGACCCTGGTGCTGACCATCTTCGGCGTTGTCCTGTCCACCCTGCACCAGTCTTCGCTGGGCGGCCTGTACATGCTCGCGCCTTCGAAGCTGCACCCGCTGTGGTACTCGCCCTATCTGGCGCTCTTCTTTTTCATTTCAAGCATTCCAGCTGGTCTTTCAATGGTCATTTTCGAAGGGGGCCTGTCGCACAAGTTTCTGCATCACAAGATGGATGAGACTCACATACAGGAAGCTCCCGGCGTGACTCTGGGTTTCTCCAAGGCTGCGGCAGTGGTTCTTTTTACCTATTTCAATCTGAAGTGGATCGGCGTGGCTCTGGACAATAACTGGCACCATCTCACGACGGGCTGGGGCGCCTGGTTTCTGGTTGAAATGCTCGGTTTCGTGCTCGTGCCTTGCCTGATGTATGCAATGGCTGCCCGCGAAAAAAATCAGAAGCTGGCCTTTTATGCATCCATCGTCACCGTGCTGGGAATCGTGCTCAACAGGCTCAATATCTCGCTGGTGGCCTTCAACTGGCAACTCCCGGCCGAAGTCCGTTATTTTCCTTCCTGGGAAGAGATCATGATCACCGTATTCATCGTCACCCTTGAAATCACCGTGTTGCGGATCTGCCTGAACAAGCTGCCGATCCTGCATGAACACCCTGAATTCAAGGGCGCGCACTAAAGGAGGCTGAAAGATGGAATTCATGACCTATCATGACTTCATGTTCTGGACCAAGGGCATGGCCTATGTCGGCATGGGCATTGGTCTGGTGGCATTCGTGGCCTTCTGGCTGTTCGTGTCCGAAAGGGACGTGGACAAGTTCGCTGACACGGAAGAAGAATAGGCTCGGTCCTTATCCGACCAATGAAGGAGTAATCTATGTATGAGATATTGACTGGCCCGCTGCTCTGGCTTGCCTTTGCGGTATTCTTTTTCGGCCTGGCCGCCCGGGTGGTGATGTATTTCATGGGTCTCGACTGGAGACTGGACCGTGTGGCCTACAAGCCGCACATGGGCTACGGCCTGAAGGGTGCCTTCAGGTCCGTTTATCGCTGGCTGCTGCCCTTCGGGACTTACAGCTGGCGGGCCAAGCCCATTTTCACGGTCATGTTTTTCGCATTTCACATCGGGCTCGTGATCGTGCCCCTGTTCCTGGAAGGGCACGCGGTCATGATCAGGAGCGGTCTTGGAATCGATTGGCCGGCCATGCCGCAGCTGCTCGCTGACGTTCTGGCCATAGCAGCCTTTCTGGCCGGCCTTGGCATTGCGGTTCGCCGTCTGCTTCTGCCTGAAGTGCGCATCCTGACCGACATCAAGGATGTCATGCTGCTGGTGCTGATTCTGACCCTGCTGGGCTCCGGCATCATCGCCACCTATCATACCGCCAACTATTCGTTCTGGATCACCCTGCACGTACTGTGCGGCGTGATTGTGCTGCTCGCAGCCCCTTTCACCAAGCTGTCTCATATTGCGCTGTTTTTCTGCACGCGCATTCAGATCGGCATGGATTTCGGGATCAAGCGCGGCGGAATGAAGTCCAATTTTGACTGGTAAGCCAAGAGGAACACGATATGCCCGAAGGTACAATTTGTAATAAGAGACCCGTTGCCACCCGGGAGGACCTCGATGCCCTCTTGGCCGACAGCAACGGAAAGAAATACTACGCGGAAATGGAAGAACTGGATGTAGATGCCGAGAAGCTCTGGGCAACCATCCAGAAAACAATGAAATCAAGAACCAAGACCTGGCTTGATATCTGCGCCCATTGCGGACTCTGTGCCGACAGCTGCTTTCTGTACAGCGTAAACGGCCGCGATCCCAAGCAGGTTCCCTCGTACAAGATCCAGTCCACGCTTGGTGAAATCGTCAAGAAGAAGGGCAATGTGACCAACGAATTCATGCGCATGTGCATGGATACGGCCTGGTCCAAGTGCACCTGCTGCAACCGTTGCGGATCCTTTTGTCCCTACGGCATCGACATGGGCGTCATGTTCGGCTATCTGCGCGGATTGCTGCATTCCCAGGGTTTCGTGCCGTGGGAACTCAAGATTGGTTCCGGCATGCACCGTCTCTTCCGCGCGCAGATGGACGTCACCGTTGAGGAGTTCGTGGACACCTGCGAATGGATGGTTGACGAAGCGCTGGAGGAATGGCCTTGCCTGGAAATTCCGGTGGACAAGGAAGATGCCGACATTGTCTATATGATCAACGCCCGCGAGGCCAAGCATTACCCTGAAGACATCGTCGAGGCGGCCATCCTGTTCCACGTCGCCGGTGAGAACTGGACCATGCCCTCCGAAGGCTGGGAAATGACCAGTCTCTCCATGTTCGCCGGTGACTGGGAAGCCTGCAAGATGCAGGTTGAAACCGTGTACGGAGCCATGGAGCGTCTGCGCCCCAAACGCATGGTCGCCACGGAATGCGGTCACGCCTACCGTGCCACGGTCATCGAAGGTCCGTACTGGGCCGGTCGGCCCGATGGACAGCCTCCTGTGGAATGTCTGCACTACGTGGAATGGGTGGCCGAAGCCCTGGAAACAGGCAAACTGAAGATTGATCCGGCCAAGAGAATCAAGGAACCGGTCACGCTGCAGGATTCCTGCAACTATGTGCGTAATGCCGGGCTGCGTGACTGCGGTCGAATCATCATGAAACATATTGCGGAAGACTTCCGTGAGATGGCTCCCAACAAGGAACACAACTATTGTTGTGGCGGTGGTGGCGGATTTAATGGTATCGGACGTTATCGTAAACAGCGCAACGTCGCGCTGAAGATGAAGCGTGAGCAGATTCTGGCTACAGGTGCGAAGTTCGTCATTGCCCCCTGCCACAACTGCTGGGATGCCATCCGCGATCTGGAAGAGGAGTTCGAGATCGGTATCCGTTGGAGCTTCCTGAAGCCGATTCTGATCAAGATGCTGGTTGTTCCGGAACATCTCTTGCCGCAGGAATAAGTCTGTCCAGACAACGGCATGCCGCTTTTATGGCGGCATGCCGCAAACAGAACGGGAGTTGACATATGTTTACAAAGATTCTGTTCGCCACCTCCGGCTCTCCCTGTTGTGATGCCGCAGCGCGTGTCGCGTTCGATTTGGCAGCGCGTTATAATGCCAAACTTTTTGTCTATCATGTGCTGGGTGTTCCAAGCCGTGGCTTCAGTCAGGTCGTTGTTGACGTGAGAACTGGCGAAAAGGTGGAGTTGGACGAGGATTACACATTGTGGGTCAAGGATGAACTCAAAAACACCTATGACCGTCAAATGAAGAGCGGAGTCGATTGCGAGATCGAGACCGCAGTAGGCATTCCTCACCGCGAAGTGCTGCGCAAGGCACGCCAGGAAGATGTGGATCTGATTGTCATGGGTGCCAGCACCACCGGCTGCGAGGCCGATGCCGATGCATATCAGCGTCATTTCGCAGGTTCCACGCTGCAGCGCGTAGCCAAGGCCTCCAAGGCCCCGGTCCTGGTGGTCAACCGTCCGGTGGCCTCTTTTTGGGGCGGGTTCACAAATATTGTCTTCGGTGCGGATTTTTCCAAGGCATCCGAGCATGCCTTCAAGTTCGCGCTCAACACGGCCAAGGAACTGGATGCCAAGCTGCATGTTTTCCATGCCATCGATATCGGCTCTACCCACAGCCTCATTTCCCAGAAGGACCTCGACGACCAGATGATCGAGGCCAGGGACCGGATGCGCCGCAAATATCTCATCCAGACCGGCGATTTCAAGAATGTCACGGCCGATATCTGGGAAGGCATCCCGTATGTCGAAATCGTCAAGTACGCCCGTGAGAAGCAGGCCGACCTGATCATCATGGCGCACCATTCCAAGGACGTCAGCGATGAGGCCTCCGCCTTTGGCCATACTCTGGAGCAGGTGCTGCTGCGCGCAACCTGTCCCGTGGCTTCGGTCAATCGTCCGGATAAAATTCAAACTGTATAACGTGTAATCGTGATTGGGGGTGTAAGATGGGCAAGAAGATTCTGATCATTGATGACGATCCCAATATCGTCACGTATCTGGAAGACATTTTTCAGGACGCAGGCTACGCGACCTGCAAGGCTTCCGATGGAGCCGACGCACTGGCCGTGGTCAAGGAAGAGAAGCCCGATTTGATTACTTTGGATCTGGAGATGCCAAAGGAATGGGGTCCTCGTTTTTACCGGGAGTTGAGCCAGGACGATGAATGCAGCAACATTCCGGTAATTGTCATCAGCGGCCTGTCCGGCAACAAGTACGCAATACAGAAAGCCGTGGCTTCCTTCACCAAGCCTTTCGATCGCGAAGAACTCCTCAAAGTCATCAAGGAAACAATTGGTTAGCCGCAACTCAAACTTGAAAAACCCTTGCTCGGCCGCCTAGGTGAAGCGAGCAAGGGTTTTTTGTGGCAAAACATATGCATGACATCGTAATTTCCGAATCCATCGTGATCATAACCCAGGATCCTGAGCACGGGAGGGTCCTGGCGCATATTCTGAACGAATATGGCTATCAGCCCTCCAATTGCGATTATGACGACGCTCTTGTCACCGTTGGCGTGGTGCGACCGCGTCTTGCGGTCATGGGGATCTGTGATTGCAAGCTTGGCCAGGCATTGCTGCGGCAGCTTCGTGCCGGCTATCCTGAAGTGCGTTTCATTGTCCTGGTTCCGCAAGGCGAATACGAGTTGGGTCTGGATTTTCTGGCCGACGGAGCTTCGGATTTTCTTTACAAACCGGTGTCGGAGCGTGCCTTGCGCGTGACACTCGACCGGGCCCTGACTTTTCTCGACCTGCAGCAGGAGAACGGGGTCCTCAGAGAAAAAGGCAAGATACTCGAATCAAGTCATCAGCTTTGCCGCCAGCTCTTCGATGAAGTGCCGTGCTACATCTCGGTGCAGAACAGGGACCGCCGCATCGTGAGGGCGAACAGGCAGTTCAAACTGGATTTCGGCTCCTGCCTGGGTGAGCGCTGCTATGAAATCTACAAGCACCGCACCCATCCCTGTCCGCAGTGTCCCGTGGAGGAGACTTTTCGCGACGGCATGGTGCACCAGACCGAAGAGGTGGTCACCACGCGCAGCGGTCAGCAGAAGATCGTGCTGACCCTGACCGCACCCTTGCGTAACGAGAAGGGCGAGATCCATGAAGTCATGGAACTTGCCACGGACATTACCCAGATCCGCGAGTTGCAGGACCGCCTGACCTCGCTTGGACTTTTCATAGGTTCCATTTCGCACGGCGTACGCGGCATGCTTACCGCCCTCGACGGCGGTCTGTACCGCCTGGAAAAGGGCATCATGAACAATGACATGGAGCTTGTTGCCAACGGCGCCGAGCGCGTCAAGCTGATGATATCCCGGATTCGCAATTCCGTTCTGGAGATGCTTTACTACTCCAAGGACAGGGGCCTCAATATCCAGCTCATCGATGTGCGGAGTTTCGGTGACGGGGTGGCCAACTTTGTCGAGCCCAAGGCCACCAAAGACGATGTCAGGTTCCAAAAGGAATTTCATGGTGAGCTTGGGCGTTTTGAGATCGATCCCGAGGTCATCTCCGCCGGTCTGGTCAACATTCTCGAAAACGCAGTGGACGCGTGCATAGAGGATGAATCCAAGGAGCGGCATATTGTTTCTTTTCTGATTGAAGGAAGCAAAGACAAGGTTTCGTTCATCATTCGAGACAACGGGCCTGGAATTGACCGTTCCACACAGGAAAAAATGTTTTCCATGTTTTTCTCTTCCAAGGGCAGCAAGGGGACGGGGCTTGGGCTTTATATCGCAAGTGATGTCGTTCATCAGCACGGTGGAGAGATTCACGTCGATTCGACGCCTGGTGAAGGAACTGAATTTCGGGTGGATTTGCCCAGAAAGTATGTGCGAGTGGAAAATGGGGCAAATGGCGGCCAGAACGAGTCCGGAAAATCCGATGGCAACGGCTAGATCTTGAAAATTTGGAGGACCACATGCGCTTGACCACGCGAAGCCGGTATGGAACTCGACTGCTGCTCGATATTGCCCTGAATCAGGCCAAGGGTTGGGTCAACACGACAGACATCGCCAGACGGCAGAATATTTCACAGAAATATATTGAAAAATTGATCACTGGGCTTCGACGCGGGGGGCTCATCGAGAGCAAGAGAGGTCCTTTCGGCGGTCACAAGCTGGCCAAGCCAGCCATGGATGTCACGGTCGGCGACGTGGTCCGCGCCCTGGAAGAGAAAGTGGCCCTGACCCAGTGCGCCGAGGGGGAACCCATTTGCGGAGAATGTTCCCTGGCGGGCGAGTGCGTGACGCAGTTTGTCTGGATAGAAGCCAGCAACGTACTCATGCAGACTCTTGATTCCTACCGTCTTGGGGAGTTGATTGCCCGCAAGGGTTAAAAAGCGTCTTTTCACAGCGTTCAAGGCCGCAAGCCGTCCATATGGAACGGCTTGCGGCTTTTTGTCATTTTCCTGTTTTTTGCAGGACAAGCTCGCTTCGGCTGCGCTTGGGCACGTAGTGCACACCGGCTTCGTCCCGGTAATACTTGACCGAGCCGTCCGCAGGCATCTCCACGATGCGCACGTCTTCGACGGGTTTGCCAAGGGCCAGCACCAGACCAATCTCGATCTCCGGCGGCAGGGCAAAGTGCATGCGCAGCTTGTCGCGGTCAATTGCCCCGACCATGCATCCGCCCAGCCCTTTCTCAACCGCTCCAAGCAGCATTGTCTGGGCCATGATCCCCAGATCGAATTTGGCGAAATCCCAATCCTTGGCCGTGTTGAGCATTATGATATAGGCTGAGGGCCGTTCCGTTGGCGCGGGGCCATCCCAATCCTTCAGGTAGGCGGCCCATTTCAGGCAGTCGAAGATGGCTTGGTTGTCTTGTGGCGCGGTGCTCAAAATGAAGCGCAAGGGCTGCTTGTTCGCTGCTGAGGGACATATCCCGGCGAGATCCACAAGCTCTTCCAGGGTCGCCATGGAGATGGCGGCGGAGTTGTCGAATCTGCGGTAGCTGCGGTTTTTGAGGGCAAGATTTTTGAGCATGGGGGCCTCCTTAAATGCCGATGATTTTATGAGTGCGGACTATGTATCGTAGATACCCTCAAAGCGGGCTTTATAAGCTTGAAACGTGCCATCCTCGATGGCCTTTCTGGCATCCGTGACCACGGTCAGGAAAAATGCCAGGTTGTGGATGGTGTTGAGACGATATGACAGAATCTCCTGTGCCTGATAAAGGTGGCGCAGATAGGCCCTGCTGAAGTTGCGGCAGGTGTAGCAGGAACATTCGGGGTCGAGGGGGCTGTCGTCTTCGGTGTATTGGGCCCGTTTGATGTTGACCTTGCCCTGGGAAGTGAAAAGGGTGCCGTTGCGGGCGTTTCGGGTGGGCATGACGCAGTCGAACATGTCGATGCCGGCGTCGATGCCGCGTACGATATCGAGCGGAGTGCCAACGCCCATCAGGTAGCGGGGTTTGTCCGCTGGCAGTAGCGGGGCGCTGTGGTAGAGGATGTCCATCATCTCGGGTTTGGATTCTCCGACACTGAGGCCCCCCAGGGCGTAGCCGTCGAAAGGGATGTCCAGGAGCTGGCGGATGCTTTCTTCCCGCAGGTCCTTGAAGAATCCGCCCTGACCGATGCCGAAGAGGAGCTGGTCGCCGCTGCCCTCGGGGTACGCGGCGCGGCAACGGGCGGCCCAGCGCGTGGTCAGCCCCAATGATTTTTTGGTGTATTCGTGGTC carries:
- a CDS encoding nitrate reductase, with the translated sequence MQDVYLLVSGPLAWAAWIIFVLGSIYKIWSTLNTAKKKDQVLLNYISFKYGLRSIINWSIPFNTVNMRLNPIFTGVAFFFHIAFFVLLIFVSAHQIMIEEGFGIGWFTIPDFVADILAFAVIGACIFFAVRRVIRPEVSYVTDWTDFALLALVAAPFVTGFLAYHQLGNYMLMVVLHMVSAELLLVAIPFTRLSHMLLAPLTRAYIGSEFGMVRHVKDW
- a CDS encoding (Fe-S)-binding protein encodes the protein MKERVWIKDEGVERGAEKLTPEKIEKTINAVLGNEAGARMKAYVETCAHCGLCSEACHFFLSRDRDPRFSPVGKVKQTIWEMLDKKGKVSVEFMKQATQIAQTECNLCRRCVQYCPFGIDIGYMMTMVRRIVHKLELTPLYIQDTAHSHSATMNQMWVKDDEWIDALIWQEDELREELPSARIPLEKEGAEIMYSVIGPEPKFRTQLIYQAAAILNESGCDWTMPATPGWDNSDMAMFTGDSEMMARLKRTHFETAARLRVKKIVMGECGHAFRSVYDTGNRVLGWQMPPIPVVHALEFYWDLLNAGKIKVARQIEEPVTFHDPCNVVRGRGLHEKAREVVRAFCPNLVEMHPNREHNICCAAGGGVINCGPPFKNSRVESNSIKAEQLKATGVRLCIAPCHNCHGGLEDIIHKYKLGMELKFLGEIIYDCMEKPNAV
- a CDS encoding acidic cytochrome c3; protein product: MRHILYRYFIFCSVVLCVTFCSISAFSQDDTYLKVDAFGKMERPVSAFDHDDHNDKAALEDCSVCHHVYEDGKLVEGESSEDQGCADCHTLKAQGSQPGLMMAYHKQCKSCHIESKKGPVACGECHVKK
- a CDS encoding cytochrome C, with translation MEKGRPMLRWVGILCVSMAVAGFGLNALGGKQESVETKLMGADLISIDTLKKFGDIDYPVVRFEHDKHTKAVEGKCESCHTVTGNTVTAKFKRQEDTNAAEIKAIYHDNCIKCHEDTTKAGKKSGPGSEQCRTCHAGPAESPRTLISFDKSLHYRHSSSKMVLPAPGQKENCSKCHSQDKPEERNLAFAENKDQAHEKCLSCHMEIGKAQQPTGPVECAGCHDAGVRAGFKKVADVPRLEAGQSDYALLMAATAKAGTEPKLVSTVPFNHKLHEEKNENCSVCHHNASSKGVIPCSQCHTSLGKEEGGFITTDQAMHRVTAQASCVGCHTQAQAKPECSGCHTFMGRTGQGTEASCAKCHVEINAGAELLESKTARNNTAAMLMNSRVKTDPEIKVNEIPEIVEIGVLANEYQPGKFPHRKIVQKIMDGMKDSSMAAYFHSSPNAVCSGCHHNSPASANPPKCASCHGKVADWKDGAKPDLKTAYHQQCIGCHSEMGIQKPAATACAECHAVKQ
- a CDS encoding Ni/Fe-hydrogenase cytochrome b subunit, which produces MSHHTTPSKTFWTPANILTAVILVIGLVLTVKRFTMGIGSVTNLSDDNPWGIWIGFDLLCGVALAAGGYTTSAAVYLFGMKKYHSAVRPAITTAFLGYAFVVFALLYDLGRYYRLPYPLTIYPGPTSFLFEVGLCVALYLTVLAIEFSPALWETLRWKKLRFWAHSLTLVLTIFGVVLSTLHQSSLGGLYMLAPSKLHPLWYSPYLALFFFISSIPAGLSMVIFEGGLSHKFLHHKMDETHIQEAPGVTLGFSKAAAVVLFTYFNLKWIGVALDNNWHHLTTGWGAWFLVEMLGFVLVPCLMYAMAAREKNQKLAFYASIVTVLGIVLNRLNISLVAFNWQLPAEVRYFPSWEEIMITVFIVTLEITVLRICLNKLPILHEHPEFKGAH
- a CDS encoding hmc operon protein 4, which codes for MEFMTYHDFMFWTKGMAYVGMGIGLVAFVAFWLFVSERDVDKFADTEEE
- a CDS encoding universal stress protein: MFTKILFATSGSPCCDAAARVAFDLAARYNAKLFVYHVLGVPSRGFSQVVVDVRTGEKVELDEDYTLWVKDELKNTYDRQMKSGVDCEIETAVGIPHREVLRKARQEDVDLIVMGASTTGCEADADAYQRHFAGSTLQRVAKASKAPVLVVNRPVASFWGGFTNIVFGADFSKASEHAFKFALNTAKELDAKLHVFHAIDIGSTHSLISQKDLDDQMIEARDRMRRKYLIQTGDFKNVTADIWEGIPYVEIVKYAREKQADLIIMAHHSKDVSDEASAFGHTLEQVLLRATCPVASVNRPDKIQTV